A segment of the Synechococcus sp. MEDNS5 genome:
TCGCACGTTCCAGGCAGCCCATCGCATCGGTGGGCCCGTTCTCGTTCACGTCATCACAACGAAAGGTAAGGGCTATCCCTACGCGGAAGCTGATCAAGTTGGTTATCACGCCCAGTCGGCCTTCGACCTTGGAACCGGGAAAGCACGTCCAAGCAAAACCCCGAAACCTCCTAGTTACAGCAAGGTGTTTGGACAAACACTTGTGAAAATCTGCGAACAGAATTCAAAGGTGGTTGGCATCACTGCAGCGATGGCAACTGGAACTGGATTGGATCTGCTTCAAAAAGCAGTTCCGGATCAGTACGTCGATGTTGGAATTGCAGAACAGCATGCCGTCACGCTTGCTGCAGGCATGGCCTGCGATGGACTCCGTCCGGTCGTCGCTATCTACAGCACATTCCTGCAGAGAGCGTTTGATCAGATGATCCACGATGTGGGGATTCAGAATCTGCCTGTTACATTCGTGCTCGATCGGGCGGGCATCGTCGGTGCCGACGGCCCGACGCATCAGGGTCAGTACGACATCAGCTATCTGCGGGCGATTCCGAACTTCACCGTGATGGCCCCGAAAGACGAAGCCGAATTGCAAAGGATGCTGGTCAGCAGCCTCCAGCATTCAGGTCCTTGTGCCATCAGAATCCCCCGTGGACCCGGTGAAGGAGTTCCGCTGATGGAAGAGGGCTGGGAACCTCTGCCCATCGGTCGTGGCGAACTTCTGCGGGAAGGTGACGATCTTCTGATTGTGGCTTACGGAGCCATGAACTCAAAAGCGATGGCAACCGCCGAACTGCTCGCTGCCCAAGGAGTGGACAGCACGGTTGTGAATGCGAGATTCCTCAGGCCTCTGGACGATGAGCTGTTCCATCCACTGGCTCGGCGAATCGGCAAGGTTGTCACGATTGAGGAGGGAACCTTGTCAGGGGGGTTCGGATCTGCTGTCACCGAGTCGCTTAGTGACGCAGACATCAAGCCATCAATCCTGCGTTTGGGAATCCCAGACGTTCTTGTTGATCATGCAACCCCCCAGCAGAGTTTTGAACAGCTGGGTCTAACGCCCGTACAAATGGCAGAGAAGATCAAAACGTTTGTTCAGCGTGCCAAAGGGACATCTGCCAGTCCATTCATCCAGCAGCCGAGCATGACCGTCGTTGAGAGCTGAGGACTCAGGAGGGAAGGCCCCCCTGAGCTCACCGATGCATCAGAAGACGCCGCGGGTTGACAGACCAAGAATGGCACCCATTCCCAGCAGGTGGCCGAAGCTGGTGCAGCCGAGCATGGCACCGTGACTCATGCCACCGAAGAAGGATCCGCTCGGCATTTTTGCGCCTTCGTTGGGGTACTTGATCGTGGCCTTGCCGATAGCGATCGCAATCACATTGCAGATGATCATCACCAGAGCCACCTTGGGTGTCCAGGTCACGGAAGCAGGAGTGATGGCCAGAAGGGACAGGAACATGCGGTAAACAGGCGACGCCTTATCTTCAGCGTTCACACAGCCTGAGCCCACCTCTCGTAAGAGATATTCATCGCTTCGGCACATCAACTCTGAGAAGACCAGCCACGATCAGAGCGTTGCTGAAAGTGAGGAAGGCTTCAGCGCCGCCATGAAGAGGATCGATGGCAACGAGTTCGGCATCGAAGCGAACCAGAGCCACAACGGCGGCAACGATGGTGACGCCAACAAATAGAAGAGTGAGTTGAAAGCCAACGCGCGCGAGCCGGTTGAACCAGCCGTTGCTTCCGAGTTTGTACAGGAAGAAGAGATACGGGAAAAGCGAAAGCGCAAAGACGGGTGCCGGATCAAAATTGTCCATCACTGCTCCTCCTGAGATGGTGATTCGGGAACTGATGCCATATGACCGTTCGCTGCTGCCAAGGCAAGACAACAATTGCCCAAAAGGGTTGTGAATGCCTGAAGCGTGACCAACCACCGCAATGATTCGGCGTTGTCGTAGAGGTGCCAGGTGCATGCCGCCATCGCACTGATCAATGCCGGAACCATGGCAAGGCTGAAGAGGCTCATGCCTGCCAACTTCAGACCAGGAGAGCGGCGCTGGATCAGAACAATGGCAGCAAGCCACTCAACAACAGATGCCCAGTGGATCCACCAGGTCCCGAGTGACAGTTCGTGCATGACAGCGGATCGATCGCTCTACCGTAATGGCACTGCCATTCGATAATGGACAGAAGCGTGGGGATGATTTTGGCGCACTCAAGCAACAGCGGCCGTCCCAGGATTCTGATTTGCGGGTACTACGGAGAGCACAACCTGGGGGACGATGCGCTGCTTTCAGTTCTCCTGAATCAGCTGGACGATCGATGGGAACCAGTGATCACAGCAAGAGATCGCCAAGCAGTGGAGTCATTGGCCCCAGGCATTGAGACTGTTGACAGGCGTTCTCTGGCAACGGTGCTGAAGGCAGTGAGGCAGGTTGATGCCCTGATTCTGGGTGGAGGAAGCCTGCTTCAAGATTCAACGAGCACTCGCAGTTTGATCTATTACATCCTTCTCATCTGGTGCGCAAAGAGTCTCCAGAAGCCAGTCCTGTTGTGGGGGCAAGGTTTAGGACCATTGAAACGAAGGTTCAGCAGGTTGCTGGTTCGAACGTCATTAAAAACGATTAGCTCAGTTACCTGGAGAGACCCATCCTCGATGAATCAGGCAATGGAATGGAAGCTGGACGTACCGATGAAAATTGGACCAGATCCCGTTTGGGCTCATTCAGCACCGGCCTGGACATCGGGACAGTCGTTGATCTTGTGTTGGAGGCCTACTCCACTTTTAAACATCAGCGGCTGGCATCGGCTCGTCAATTCGTTGTCTCGATTCAGTGAGATGCATGATTTGAATGTTATTTGGCTTGCATTTCATGGACATCAAGATGCCAGCTTATATCAGTCTTTGCTCGAAGAAAATATTGTTCCAAATGCACTCGAACAACGGTCAACTGTTCATATTGCAGAGTCGATCCCTCAAGTTCAAAAACTTTTCAGCGAGTCGAGAATGGTGATTGCTATGAGGCTACATGCCCTTATTTTGGCTGCCGTAGGTGGTGTTCCGACGAGTGCACTGAGCTACGACCCAAAAGTGAGGGCAGCAGCCGATCTTGCAGATATTACGTGCTCTGAACTCAACAATCATTTGTCAGAGCATCATTTAATAAGCCAATGGAAAGAGGCAATGAAAACTCATCTCGATGAGTGTAATATTCATGCGTTAGCATGCGACGCAAAAGTTCACAGCAAAGTAATGAATGAAAAACTGTGCAAACTAATTAATTGAGGACAATAAGCGAAATAAATTGAAATTAAGTTAACGGAACTGTGGTTTTTTATGAACATCAAAACTTGTTTGTAGAATTTGTCCAATTGTTAAACCAACGGGGATTTTGCCGGCAAATGATGTTCCGAGAATATGACGGTAAAGCTTGGAATCGACAAGTCGATAGGTCGCACTTTGCAAAGGAATATAATTTGCCTGTGTCACAAGCTGTTCGACGTTACGCAGATAATAAGTGATGAAGTTGCGAAAAGACGTGTTATTGCGTAAAGAACGATCGTTAACATAAAGGAACAGAGGACGGGAAAGAGGCTGATAGATCTCTTTTTGTACGGCCGCTAAAGAGGGAAGAATGGCATTCCCCTTACCATTAACAATTCGAATGGCTTTGAGTTTTGATTGATTGTTAAGGAAGTAGGAAAAACCGAAATATCCTAGAGCGTTTGGATTATTTGCGACACAATTAACAATGACATTGTCATCCTCGCTAGATTTATAATCGGTTCTAGAATTAGCTTTGGACTTATTGATGGCTTTATTAAAGATATCAAATGTACCGGAATCCTTACCTGGCCCACAAAGTTTAATTTGCTTATCGGGAAAATCAAGATTGACTTGATTCCAGGTTTGTACCTTGTCCTGTGATGCCTTGGACCATAAACGTGAAAGCTCGGACGGAGTTAAGGAATTAAGCCAACGGTTCGATTTGTTAACAACCACAGTAATGGCGTCAAAGGCTATCGGTAATTCAATAAATTTGACACCGTTCCGTTGGCAAGCAATGATTTCCTTTGCACTAATAGGCCTTGATGCATTGGCAAGAGGAATTTTATTGCTGCAAAACTCCCTAAAACCTGCGGAGGATCCAGTTGACCGCAAAGAAAACGAAACGTTTTTTCCTTGACTTGTTTCGTTGAATTTTTTAATTGCTAAGGATGTAATGGGATAAACCGTACTGGATCCAGCAATTGAGAGCCCTGCAGCCGAAGCTGCAGCACTAAGGCTAGAGACGAGTGCAAATGAAGCGAGGAAAAAAGAAGGTCTTAATCCCATTTTGTAAAAACTGACACCATTATTCTGGATACAGAAAACCTGCGATGGGTTAACAACTCGTTAGGGACCGAATTTTCGACTACGGCCCGAAAGATCTTGAAACCATCCCCGCTTCCATAGAAAATAAGCTTGGAAAAGAGCAATCAAAGTCATTAATATCAACGAA
Coding sequences within it:
- a CDS encoding DUF3593 domain-containing protein, with the translated sequence MDNFDPAPVFALSLFPYLFFLYKLGSNGWFNRLARVGFQLTLLFVGVTIVAAVVALVRFDAELVAIDPLHGGAEAFLTFSNALIVAGLLRVDVPKR
- the dxs gene encoding 1-deoxy-D-xylulose-5-phosphate synthase; its protein translation is MHLSDLAHPNELHGLSVAELQDVAKQIRQRHLEVVSNSGGHLGPGLGVVELTLALYQTLDLDKDRVVWDVGHQAYPHKLITGRYAAFDSLRQQGGVAGYLKRCESDFDHFGAGHASTSISAALGMAMARDRQGLDHKCVAVIGDGALTGGMALEAINHAGHMPHTPFLVVLNDNDMSISPPVGALSSHLNRMRLSPPMQFLSGSVEESMRNLPFMGGDLPPELNRLKESMRRLAVPKVGAVFEELGFTYMGPIDGHDMAEMIRTFQAAHRIGGPVLVHVITTKGKGYPYAEADQVGYHAQSAFDLGTGKARPSKTPKPPSYSKVFGQTLVKICEQNSKVVGITAAMATGTGLDLLQKAVPDQYVDVGIAEQHAVTLAAGMACDGLRPVVAIYSTFLQRAFDQMIHDVGIQNLPVTFVLDRAGIVGADGPTHQGQYDISYLRAIPNFTVMAPKDEAELQRMLVSSLQHSGPCAIRIPRGPGEGVPLMEEGWEPLPIGRGELLREGDDLLIVAYGAMNSKAMATAELLAAQGVDSTVVNARFLRPLDDELFHPLARRIGKVVTIEEGTLSGGFGSAVTESLSDADIKPSILRLGIPDVLVDHATPQQSFEQLGLTPVQMAEKIKTFVQRAKGTSASPFIQQPSMTVVES
- the psaK gene encoding photosystem I reaction center subunit PsaK, giving the protein MFLSLLAITPASVTWTPKVALVMIICNVIAIAIGKATIKYPNEGAKMPSGSFFGGMSHGAMLGCTSFGHLLGMGAILGLSTRGVF
- a CDS encoding PstS family phosphate ABC transporter substrate-binding protein, which translates into the protein MGLRPSFFLASFALVSSLSAAASAAGLSIAGSSTVYPITSLAIKKFNETSQGKNVSFSLRSTGSSAGFREFCSNKIPLANASRPISAKEIIACQRNGVKFIELPIAFDAITVVVNKSNRWLNSLTPSELSRLWSKASQDKVQTWNQVNLDFPDKQIKLCGPGKDSGTFDIFNKAINKSKANSRTDYKSSEDDNVIVNCVANNPNALGYFGFSYFLNNQSKLKAIRIVNGKGNAILPSLAAVQKEIYQPLSRPLFLYVNDRSLRNNTSFRNFITYYLRNVEQLVTQANYIPLQSATYRLVDSKLYRHILGTSFAGKIPVGLTIGQILQTSFDVHKKPQFR
- the csaB gene encoding polysaccharide pyruvyl transferase CsaB, whose amino-acid sequence is MDRSVGMILAHSSNSGRPRILICGYYGEHNLGDDALLSVLLNQLDDRWEPVITARDRQAVESLAPGIETVDRRSLATVLKAVRQVDALILGGGSLLQDSTSTRSLIYYILLIWCAKSLQKPVLLWGQGLGPLKRRFSRLLVRTSLKTISSVTWRDPSSMNQAMEWKLDVPMKIGPDPVWAHSAPAWTSGQSLILCWRPTPLLNISGWHRLVNSLSRFSEMHDLNVIWLAFHGHQDASLYQSLLEENIVPNALEQRSTVHIAESIPQVQKLFSESRMVIAMRLHALILAAVGGVPTSALSYDPKVRAAADLADITCSELNNHLSEHHLISQWKEAMKTHLDECNIHALACDAKVHSKVMNEKLCKLIN
- a CDS encoding DUF2499 domain-containing protein, which codes for MHELSLGTWWIHWASVVEWLAAIVLIQRRSPGLKLAGMSLFSLAMVPALISAMAACTWHLYDNAESLRWLVTLQAFTTLLGNCCLALAAANGHMASVPESPSQEEQ